A stretch of Microcoleus sp. bin38.metabat.b11b12b14.051 DNA encodes these proteins:
- a CDS encoding alpha/beta hydrolase, which translates to MPLPTVILPGYFAAASDYRELEKSLVDHGFPTVTVPLGKGDWLPTFGGRSMVPILRQLDRTVKQMLQQYGCQQINLVGHSAGGWISRIYLGEKPYTIHGDVLEDAGLWEAHPCVNTLISLGTPHVSQERWTRKNLDFVKIHYPGAFHPQVRYVCVAGKSVFGKPGFGSWLSYKSYELTVGKGDCWGDGITPIEAAHLEGAENLVLEGVWHSPRSRGKWYGSAEVLPAWIGYLR; encoded by the coding sequence GTGCCATTACCAACCGTGATTTTGCCAGGATATTTTGCTGCTGCTTCAGACTATCGGGAATTAGAAAAATCTTTGGTCGATCACGGTTTCCCAACTGTAACAGTACCACTGGGCAAGGGAGATTGGTTGCCGACTTTCGGCGGGCGATCGATGGTGCCAATTTTGCGACAGCTCGATCGCACAGTCAAACAGATGTTACAGCAATACGGCTGCCAACAGATCAATCTCGTCGGTCATTCCGCCGGCGGCTGGATTTCTCGGATTTACTTGGGCGAAAAGCCTTACACGATTCACGGGGACGTGCTTGAGGATGCAGGTTTGTGGGAAGCTCACCCTTGTGTTAACACTTTAATTAGTTTAGGCACGCCACACGTCTCTCAAGAGCGCTGGACGCGCAAAAATCTAGATTTTGTCAAAATTCACTATCCGGGGGCTTTTCACCCGCAGGTGCGCTACGTCTGCGTTGCTGGAAAATCTGTTTTTGGCAAGCCTGGTTTCGGGAGTTGGCTATCGTACAAGAGTTACGAGTTGACTGTGGGGAAGGGCGATTGTTGGGGTGATGGAATTACGCCGATTGAAGCTGCTCATTTGGAGGGGGCGGAAAATTTGGTGTTGGAGGGTGTTTGGCATTCGCCTCGCTCTCGGGGAAAGTGGTATGGTTCGGCGGAGGTTTTGCCGGCTTGGATTGGGTATTTGCGGTAG
- a CDS encoding response regulator transcription factor encodes MPQILTQPEKRTFLVVDDHAMVLGGTLNILRHEYPEVEIVTASTAQEALEQIAQTTPDLAIVDLVMPEAIGETAQANSGLQLLKRLMEQYPSLNIVVQSAHVRTLVWLKPSIDNHMGGFTVVDKSQPMKDLLAMVDWALHERIYTPREIRNGLQLKPAWMDVLQFAFHESLQDIAIAKRMNVCERTVQYYWTKIRDVLEVYPEDDKNLRIQTEVRAREEGLID; translated from the coding sequence ATGCCCCAGATTTTAACTCAACCGGAGAAACGAACATTTTTAGTCGTGGACGATCATGCGATGGTTTTAGGCGGTACGCTTAATATTCTGAGGCATGAGTATCCAGAAGTAGAGATTGTGACAGCTTCAACGGCTCAGGAAGCCCTTGAGCAAATAGCGCAGACAACCCCGGATCTGGCGATCGTGGATTTGGTGATGCCGGAGGCGATCGGCGAAACTGCTCAGGCTAATTCAGGGCTTCAACTCCTCAAAAGGCTGATGGAGCAGTATCCAAGTTTGAATATTGTAGTGCAGAGCGCTCATGTTCGGACTTTAGTTTGGCTGAAACCTTCGATCGACAATCACATGGGCGGATTCACAGTTGTTGATAAGAGTCAGCCGATGAAAGATTTGCTGGCGATGGTCGATTGGGCCCTGCATGAGCGGATTTATACTCCCAGAGAGATCCGCAATGGGCTGCAACTCAAACCTGCCTGGATGGATGTGTTGCAATTTGCTTTTCACGAGAGTTTACAGGATATTGCGATCGCTAAACGAATGAATGTTTGTGAACGTACTGTGCAATACTACTGGACTAAGATTCGAGATGTGCTAGAAGTGTATCCCGAAGATGACAAAAATCTGCGGATTCAAACGGAAGTGCGGGCTAGGGAAGAAGGATTAATTGATTAG
- a CDS encoding class I SAM-dependent methyltransferase, whose product MQGKGSYQANTYNLEFEAEIQRLKAQVLLSWEKEARTLKWFGLADGMNVLEAGSGPGFFSEKLLELLPNSSVTAVEIDPVLHEKAVGYLEDKAGDRVNHVQASVADTGLDDNTFDFAIARLLFVHLPDPVAAAREIFRILKPGGKLVIVDSDADLFWLTNPPLSVEIIREKFKEAIASRNGNLSIGRNLCRILKEAGFVNVDLEAVVSHSDIIGIEAFEPLLDSGPILQMVKQGLITESEIESYLVSRDEFVAAGDRLMMSFWLMACGEKKSTDISDNSQAFSQQ is encoded by the coding sequence ATGCAAGGAAAAGGTTCCTATCAAGCAAACACCTATAATCTAGAATTCGAGGCAGAAATCCAGCGGTTAAAAGCTCAAGTTCTCCTGAGTTGGGAAAAAGAAGCACGCACTTTAAAGTGGTTCGGTTTAGCCGACGGGATGAATGTTTTAGAAGCGGGTAGCGGACCGGGATTTTTTAGTGAAAAACTGTTAGAATTGCTGCCAAACAGTTCAGTAACAGCGGTAGAAATCGATCCGGTACTGCACGAAAAAGCTGTAGGATATTTAGAGGACAAAGCGGGCGATCGAGTAAATCACGTCCAAGCATCGGTTGCGGATACTGGTTTGGATGATAACACTTTCGACTTTGCGATCGCCCGTTTGCTATTCGTCCACCTCCCCGATCCCGTCGCAGCAGCCCGAGAAATATTCCGAATCTTGAAACCAGGTGGTAAACTGGTGATAGTCGATAGCGATGCGGATCTGTTTTGGCTGACAAATCCACCGCTGTCAGTCGAGATTATCAGGGAGAAATTCAAGGAGGCGATCGCATCTCGGAATGGCAATTTGTCGATCGGGCGAAATCTGTGCCGCATTCTCAAAGAAGCTGGGTTTGTTAACGTGGATTTAGAAGCCGTTGTCAGTCACAGCGATATCATCGGAATTGAAGCCTTTGAACCTTTGCTCGACTCCGGGCCAATTTTACAGATGGTCAAACAAGGATTGATTACCGAGTCAGAAATAGAAAGCTATTTGGTTTCGCGGGATGAGTTTGTCGCTGCGGGCGATCGACTAATGATGAGTTTTTGGTTGATGGCTTGCGGAGAAAAAAAATCAACAGACATCTCGGATAATTCTCAAGCTTTCTCCCAGCAATAG
- a CDS encoding CHASE2 domain-containing protein has protein sequence MKRDRWQAAKTEVTTWRRGSLPGLMVIVAVMMARLSGALQFWELVTFDRFLLLRPPEPMDERIVIVGITEEDIQRAKTYPIPDRDIADLLKRLQAYEPIAIGLDIVRDIPVEPGNAELTSVFRSSKNTIGVEIALPDRSGLTVEPPPALPPEQVGFADTVLDADGYQRRSLLGTGTHKSPQDYRLSFPLRLAESYLATKGIELKDGIRDRYAMRFGSIELTRVQSNSGGYVRADAAGNQILLNVRSGKLPFRVLSLAQIKSGKVNPDWIRGKIVLIGIMSFSAKDLASSGAIAGINPGRIYGVEMQAHATSQIISAVLDRRSLIRVWADGWETLWIVVWGLLGMSLGRFLHLPWKILLGLLIASISPIAICYGLILLGWWVPIVPVLLVLVLNGTGLMAALFYRHEQELRLRLEERQFAIEQTFNAIHSGPLQTLVGILRTAQGEATPSPFLPELQRLSHELRAVYGSVQRDAIADEPNLRMGSAIELALQAPLHELLYKVYSNTLEQELPYLKTIKFKIVQFDPFNTLHLRLEHKRSLCRFLEEALCNVGKHAIEATRLTVICTQEGDRQVIRVADNGRGKPSDTEAINSAKTNCDKEIIEDINSKLQPSGLGTELANNLAKQLGGTFRRYPNQPRGIVCELTWSAKRRWFW, from the coding sequence ATGAAGCGCGATCGATGGCAAGCGGCGAAAACAGAGGTCACGACTTGGCGGCGCGGATCGCTTCCAGGGTTGATGGTGATTGTCGCTGTGATGATGGCTAGATTGAGCGGTGCGCTTCAGTTTTGGGAGTTGGTGACGTTTGATCGATTTTTGCTGCTGCGTCCTCCTGAGCCAATGGATGAACGGATTGTAATTGTTGGCATTACTGAGGAAGATATTCAACGCGCCAAAACTTATCCGATTCCCGATCGCGATATTGCCGATTTACTCAAACGGTTGCAGGCTTACGAACCGATCGCGATCGGGCTAGATATTGTCCGCGATATTCCGGTTGAACCGGGTAATGCTGAACTGACATCGGTGTTTCGCAGCAGCAAAAATACGATCGGAGTCGAGATTGCTCTGCCTGATCGCAGTGGCCTTACCGTGGAACCTCCGCCGGCACTACCACCGGAACAGGTTGGCTTTGCAGATACGGTTCTGGATGCCGATGGCTATCAGCGTCGCAGTTTATTGGGCACTGGCACTCACAAGTCCCCGCAGGATTACCGTTTGTCGTTTCCCCTACGGCTGGCAGAAAGCTATCTCGCGACAAAGGGAATTGAGCTAAAAGATGGAATTCGCGATCGATACGCGATGCGTTTTGGCAGCATTGAATTGACTAGAGTGCAGTCAAACTCTGGCGGATATGTGCGGGCGGATGCAGCCGGCAACCAGATTTTGCTGAATGTTCGCAGCGGGAAACTGCCGTTTCGCGTGCTTTCTCTAGCACAAATAAAATCGGGAAAGGTAAACCCGGATTGGATTCGAGGCAAGATTGTGCTGATTGGGATCATGTCTTTTAGCGCGAAGGATTTGGCAAGTTCAGGTGCGATCGCAGGTATCAATCCCGGACGGATTTACGGAGTCGAAATGCAGGCCCACGCTACCAGCCAGATTATTAGCGCGGTACTCGATCGGCGATCGTTGATTCGGGTTTGGGCGGATGGCTGGGAAACGCTCTGGATTGTGGTCTGGGGACTCTTGGGGATGAGTTTGGGACGATTTCTGCACTTGCCCTGGAAAATTTTGTTGGGGCTCTTAATCGCCAGTATTAGCCCGATCGCGATCTGTTACGGATTAATTCTGTTGGGGTGGTGGGTGCCGATCGTACCTGTGTTATTGGTGCTGGTGTTGAATGGGACTGGCTTGATGGCAGCGTTATTTTACCGCCACGAACAGGAACTCCGACTGCGGTTGGAAGAACGTCAATTTGCGATCGAGCAGACCTTTAATGCCATTCACAGCGGCCCGTTACAAACTTTGGTGGGAATTTTGAGAACCGCTCAGGGAGAAGCCACACCATCGCCATTTCTACCGGAGTTGCAACGCCTGAGTCACGAATTGCGGGCAGTTTACGGCTCTGTGCAACGAGATGCGATCGCCGATGAACCGAATTTGCGGATGGGAAGTGCGATCGAATTAGCCCTGCAAGCCCCGCTGCATGAATTGCTCTACAAAGTCTATTCCAACACGCTCGAACAAGAACTCCCCTACCTCAAAACCATCAAATTCAAAATAGTACAGTTCGATCCCTTCAACACCTTGCATCTGCGGTTGGAACACAAGCGATCACTCTGCCGTTTTCTCGAAGAAGCGCTCTGCAATGTCGGCAAACACGCGATCGAAGCGACTCGCTTAACTGTAATTTGTACTCAAGAAGGCGATCGACAAGTGATTCGAGTAGCAGATAATGGCAGGGGGAAACCGTCTGATACAGAAGCGATTAATTCCGCTAAAACGAACTGCGACAAAGAGATAATTGAAGATATCAACTCTAAACTTCAACCTTCAGGATTAGGCACAGAGTTGGCAAACAATTTAGCAAAACAATTAGGCGGAACATTTCGGCGCTACCCGAATCAACCGAGGGGAATAGTGTGCGAATTAACCTGGTCAGCCAAACGGCGGTGGTTCTGGTGA
- a CDS encoding transposase → MIVREAKLKNGTKEQYLALDEAIRTAQFIRNKAVRFWMDNQKVSKAVLYSLCKDLAKEFPFAKKLNSAARQASAERAWAAISTFYSRCRKGAGKKGYPKFKKHGRSVEYKVSGWKLSEDCKSITFTDGFEAGTFSVFCNNETQEDLHRLKINRVRVVRRADGYYAQFCFDADRKETGKYTGDVVGLDLGLKFFTKDQKDNAVIYPQFLRKAEKRLKKAQRRLSKKFVKGAKPQSNNYHKQRKRLGKIHLKIQRQRKDWAIKQARCVVHSNDVVVYEDLKIANMVKNHHLAKSISDASWYQFTQWLDYYGKIWDKAVVAVSPNYTSQDCSNCGHRVKKALSTRTHSCPNCGIEICRDTNAALNILQKGMNLLGTEWQKNGTSGQEGAASEEGKHGEKTASTIEGQPNIASGLL, encoded by the coding sequence ATGATAGTAAGAGAAGCCAAGCTAAAAAACGGAACAAAAGAGCAATACTTAGCCCTTGATGAAGCTATTCGCACAGCTCAGTTCATTAGGAATAAAGCTGTACGTTTTTGGATGGATAATCAAAAGGTTAGTAAAGCTGTTTTGTATAGCCTATGCAAGGACTTAGCTAAGGAGTTTCCTTTTGCAAAGAAGTTAAACTCTGCTGCTAGACAAGCTAGTGCTGAACGGGCTTGGGCTGCTATCTCTACTTTTTATTCACGATGCAGAAAAGGTGCGGGGAAGAAGGGCTATCCAAAGTTTAAAAAACATGGTCGCTCAGTAGAGTATAAAGTTTCAGGATGGAAACTCTCAGAAGATTGTAAATCAATTACTTTCACTGATGGTTTTGAGGCTGGAACTTTCTCTGTATTTTGCAACAATGAAACTCAGGAAGACTTGCACAGATTGAAGATTAATCGGGTGCGAGTAGTTAGAAGGGCAGACGGTTATTATGCTCAGTTTTGTTTTGATGCTGACCGGAAGGAAACAGGAAAATATACAGGAGATGTTGTCGGGTTAGATTTGGGGTTAAAGTTTTTCACCAAAGACCAAAAGGACAACGCCGTAATATACCCTCAATTCCTACGGAAGGCAGAGAAGCGGCTCAAGAAAGCTCAACGCCGTCTGAGTAAGAAATTTGTTAAGGGTGCTAAACCCCAATCAAATAATTATCACAAGCAAAGGAAAAGGCTGGGTAAAATCCATCTAAAAATCCAAAGACAGCGTAAAGACTGGGCAATTAAGCAAGCTCGGTGCGTAGTCCACTCTAACGATGTGGTTGTCTATGAAGATTTGAAGATTGCCAATATGGTAAAAAATCATCACTTGGCTAAGTCAATTTCTGATGCTAGTTGGTATCAATTCACTCAATGGCTAGACTACTATGGCAAGATTTGGGATAAAGCAGTTGTGGCGGTATCGCCTAACTATACTTCTCAAGATTGCTCTAATTGCGGTCATAGAGTGAAGAAAGCCCTCAGTACCAGAACTCATTCATGCCCTAATTGCGGGATTGAGATATGCCGGGATACTAATGCAGCCCTTAATATTTTGCAAAAGGGAATGAATCTGCTGGGTACTGAGTGGCAGAAAAACGGTACTTCTGGGCAAGAAGGAGCCGCCTCGGAAGAGGGAAAGCATGGGGAGAAGACCGCCTCTACTATTGAAGGGCAACCCAATATAGCAAGTGGACTTCTGTGA